One stretch of Cryptococcus neoformans var. neoformans B-3501A chromosome 5, whole genome shotgun sequence DNA includes these proteins:
- a CDS encoding hypothetical protein (HMMPfam hit to efhand, EF hand, score: 39.9, E(): 6.9e-09) gives MSNKPSLGKGLPSQVKKSSQGRREPSGGAYTMFTPQQVKQFKEAFTMIDQDGDGRVTESDLREMLTNLGQTPTPELLHSLLTSRPGSSAATQSKPISPSDGVNFTQFLSMMGERLIQLDPEQDLVDAFACFDDGDKGYVDVKTMRKHLGELGDRMEDWEIERLFSGPFTDRQGRFNYPEFAKVLRVNDGDPERKDKLST, from the exons ATGTCTAACAAACCATCACTCGGAAAGGGCCTTCCGTCTCAAGTCAAAAAGTCCTCACAAGGCAGGCGAGAACCCTCAGGAGGTGCATACACCATGTTCACCCCGCAACAGGTCAAGCAGTTCAAAGAAGCTTTCACCATGATTGATCAAGATGGCGATGGAAGGGTGACGGAAAGTGACCTTAGAGAAATGCTTACTAACCTTG GACAAACACCGACACCCGAGCTCCTCCATTCCCTCCTTACCTCCCGCCCCGGAAGCTCTGCCGCAACACAAAGCAAACCGATCAGTCCTTCCGACGGGGTCAACTTCACTCAGTTCCTGTCCATGATGGGTGAGCGACTTATACAGCTTGATCCAGAGCAAGATCTAGTCGATGCCTTTGCATGCTTCGATGATGGCGATAAGGGGTACGTGGATGTCAAGACGATGAGAAAACATCTAGGAGAGTTGGGTGATAGAATGGAAGACTGGGAG ATTGAGAGACTCTTCTCTGGCCCTTTCACAGATAGGCAAGGTCGTTTCAACTACCCAGAATTCGCCAAAGTACTCCGGGTAAATGATGGAGATCCTGAACGTAAAGACAAACTCTCTACATAG
- a CDS encoding hypothetical protein (HMMPfam hit to Yip1, Yip1 domain, score: 134.6, E(): 2.3e-37): MSYDQVPSESHQFIQPDEDDLEALSFSHPNPNPTPSGSSSQQQPQPSHVAGPSNPSGVSGKIGQDGPSNKPRAATSTTGWGGVRVETRYTGESTLDEPVSKTIMRDLNSIYAKLILILYPPKGGHSQLLRDWDLWGPLVICLALAIVLSIDAPQDQSMQVFSLVISLITVGSVVVTVNSKLLGGKVSFFQSLCVLGYAIAPILIASIVSFLVHNIFVRIPVTLACWGWSVWASMNFFNGTQLPESRTFLAVYPMCLFFFVLAWMIIIQ; encoded by the exons ATGTCCTACGACCAAGTTCCTTCCGAATCCCATCAGTTCAT CCAACCTGACGAAGACGACCTTGAAGcgctctctttctcccaccCTAATCCCAATCCGACCCCTTCCGGTTCTTCATCCCAGCAGCAACCCCAACCCAGCCACGTTGCTGGCCCGTCCAACCCTTCGGGTGTGTCTGGTAAGATTGGTCAGGATGGGCCGAGCAATAAACCTCGAGCGGCGACGAGCACGACGGGCTGGGGAGGCGTGAGGGTTGAAACGCGGTATACGGGAGAGTCTACCTTGGACGAACCAGTATCAAAGACCATT ATGCGTGACCTCAACTCGATCTACGCCAAGCTTATACTCATACTCTACCCTCCAAAAGGCGGTCACAGCCAGCTTCTTCGAGACTGGGACCTTTGGGGCCCGCTTGTCATTTGTTTGGCACTCGCCATCGTTCTCTCTATCGATGCGCCGCAAGATCAATCGATGCAAGTCTTTTCGCTGGTTATCTCTTTGATCACTGTCGGATCTGTGGTGGTGACTGTCAACTCGAAACTGTTGGGTGGGAAAGTCTCATTCTTCCAGAGTTTG TGTGTGTTGGGTTATGCAATTGCACCGATATTGATCGCTTCCATtgtctccttcctcgtTCACAACATCTTTGTCCGCATACCCGTAACCTTGGCATGTTGGGGCTGGTCCGTTTGGG CATCAATGAACTTTTTCAACGGTACACAGCTCCCAGAGAGCCGAACATTCCTTGCCGTCTATCCCATGtgcctctttttctttgtcCTTGCGTGgatgatcatcatccagtAA
- a CDS encoding hypothetical protein (Match to ESTs gb|CF189602.1|CF189602, gb|CF189601.1|CF189601), whose translation MTSPIPINPDATAARQASPPGLSTTTPGSSASSISPHTPFFPPPGLAASATPTQPSSLFKWAASFGRSPPKPPMMGVDGSQKKAGTEGAEHENVPFEFGDFRDTSAQSWANGRRAMSVSAPYGGPGQSGITELLKSNGSYSPTEPKGVMADKVARGQGVLRRLSMGGYKGIISPPPQNSTLPPSPSQPATLPPPAPPAPTPVGSQGAAEINKAAALGANTRVRGRRYSETAGTRKRGVSPMGERLLREQGHF comes from the exons ATGAcctctcccatccccatcaatCCCGACGCTACCGCGGCCCGCCAGGCCTCTCCGCCAGGCCTCTCGACTACTACCCCGGGATCTTCCgcttcatccatctccccgcatacacccttcttcccaccccCAGGCCTTGCCGCATCCGCCACACCCACCCAGCCCAGTTCACTTTTCAAATGGGCTGCTTCTTTCGGAAGATCACCTCCCAAGCCTCCGATGATGGGTGTGGATGGTAGCCAGAAAAAGGCGGGAACTGAAGGAGCCGAGCATGAGAACGTCCCTTTCGAGTTCGGGGACTTTAGGGACACCAGCGCTCAGTCATGGgcaaatggaagaagagcaatgTCTGTTAGCGCTCCATATGGCGGTCCCGGTCAGAGTGGAATCACAGAATTGTTGAAAAGCAATGGGTCGTACTCGCCTACCGAGCCAAAGGGCGTTATGGCCGATAAGGTGGCAAGAGGCCAAGGTGTTCTCAGAAGATTGAGCATGGGCGGGTACAAG GGTATcatctctccacctcctcaaaACTCTACTCTTCCGCCATCACCTTCGCAGCCTGCGACTTTGCCACCTCCCGCCCCTCCCGCACCCACTCCTGTTGGCTCTCAAGGCGCTGCCGAGATCAACAAGGCTGCAGCCCTCGGCGCCAACACACGTGTCCGGGGCAGGAGATACTCTGAGACTGCAGgaacaaggaaaaggggtGTTTCTCCT ATGGGTGAGCGTCTCTTGAGGGAACAAGGTCACTTTTAA
- a CDS encoding hypothetical protein (Match to EST gb|CF186344.1|CF186344), with translation MITGSSAHLDHALAPQVNTCLGTMNFYKSAALALDHLDKHQGSVKGSLAAAGVKASGAEAKRILALIIETLKYRPVLQQLLKTVPILALERTTFPSRTPAKTPTSQSLVLVLLHDLLFSSRSRIEASDKWPPKPAVMRHQARLKAELVRIQIREGKTKKEDLAKTSGEGEAVRYIRYNPNAGRPFEELGEYLKKKGYTKLDEPVYPIPEGKYFADPHLSDVLLAFPGSANWWVNDEWYEGGGVILQDKASCFPARVLMEGWVEGEGECLDATSAPGNKTSYVSALMANRGKLHAFERSPNRFKTLEKMLEKARCSNVQAQRADFTDTDPKSKEFKNVTRILLDPSCSGSGIVNRLDYLVDDDAEESDSKTERLEKLASFQLQMILHAFKFPSAQRIVYSTCSIHPEEDERVVMAALQSNTAKENGWGLASRESVLPKWERRGRPEEMEGDEELANGVIRCLPEDKTNGFFVSCFMRGDTGIRPKATKKAKDQRPPKRPLIEEQEEIAEEKGSPTVAVDEEGGEQAGKQDRLAANIPRKEKTKAQLERAKRKKAQQKVKGKKRKVEL, from the exons ATGATTACAGGCTCATCCGCACATCTCGACCACGCTCTGGCGCCTCAAGTAAAT ACTTGTTTGGGCACCATGAACTTTTACAAATCTGCAGCTCTCGCGCTCGACCATCTTGATAAGCACCAGGGATCAGTAAAAGGGTCTTTGGCAGCTGCTGGTGTGAAAGCTTCAGGCGCTGAAGCCAAGCGTATATTAGCAT TGATTATCGAGACCCTCAAAT ATCGTCCTGTCCTCCAACAACTGCTTAAGACGGTCCCCATCCTCGCACTTGAACGTACCACTTTCCCTTCCCGCACGCCCGCCAAGACCCCGACTTCACAATCTCTCGTCCTCGTACTCTTACAcgatctcctcttctcatctAGGTCTCGTATCGAAGCGTCCGATAAATGGCCACCCAAACCCGCTGTGATGCGTCACCAAGCGAGGTTAAAGGCTGAACTTGTCAGAATCCAAATCAGGGAAGGCAAGACGAAAAAGGAAGACTTGGCAAAGACAAgtggtgaaggagaggctGTGAGATATATCCGATATAACCCCAATGCAGGGAGACCTTTTGAAGAGCTCGGGGAGtatctgaagaagaagggatatACAAAGCTGGATGAGCCTGTTTATCCTATACCTGAAGGAAAGTACTTTGCCGACCCGCACCTGTCAGACGTGTTGTTAGCCTTCCCAGGTTCAGCCAATTGGTGGGTAAATGATGAATGGTACGAGGGCGGAGGTGTAATCCTCCAAGACAAGGCGAGTTGTTTCCCGGCTCGGGTTTTAATGGAAGGATGggtggaaggtgaaggagagtgTTTGGACGCTAC GTCTGCACCAGGTAACAAAACTAGTTACGTTTCGGCTTTGATGGCGAACAGGGGCAAA CTCCATGCATTTGAGCGCTCTCCCAATCGATTCAAGACTCTTGAGAAGATGCTCGAGAAAGCCCGCTGCTCCAACGTACAAGCTCAAAGAGCTGACTTCACAGACACTGATCCTAAAAGTAAAGAGTTCAAGAATGTCACACGCAT ATTACTTGATCCGAGTTGTTCCGGTTCGGGGATCGTCAACAGGTTGGACTATCTCGTGGATGACG ATGCCGAGGAATCAGATTCGAAAACAGAACGTCTAGAGAAGTTGGCGAGCTTCCAGCTTCAAATGATCCTTCACGCTTTCAAAT TTCCGTCAGCTCAACGGATTGTCTATTCCACATGCTCTATCCACcctgaggaagacgagcgTGTCGTCATGGCGGCTCTGCAGTCGAATACTGCCAAAGAGAATGGATGGGGTCTGGCAAGTCGAGAGTCCGTTCTACCCAAatgggagagaagaggaaggcctgaggaaatggaaggagaCGAGG AACTCGCCAACGGCGTGATTCGGTGCCTTCCAGAAGACAAGACTAACGGATTCTTCGTCTCATGCTTCATGCGTGGTGACACAGGCATTCGACCTAAGGCCACAAAGAAAGCAAAGGATCAACGACCACCCAAGCGTCCACTAATAGAGGAACAGGAGGAGATCgctgaagaaaaaggttCCCCTactgttgctgttgatgaggagggtGGCGAACAAGCTGGAAAACAAGACAGGCTGGCCGCGAATATCCCtcggaaagaaaagacaaaagCTCAGTTGGAGAGGGCTAAACGCAAGAAAGCTCAGCAGAAAGTtaaggggaagaagcgcAAGGTAGAGTTGTAA
- a CDS encoding hypothetical protein (Match to EST gb|CF186699.1|CF186699; HMMPfam hit to Alpha-amylase, Alpha amylase, catalytic domain, score: 321.9, E(): 9e-94) encodes MLTYQAALALIPFISFLPAYALDADAMRSRSVYQVVTDRFARNSSSTGDCNVADRTYCGGTWSALADKLDYIQGMGFDTVWISPVVENIGGTTGEGEAYHGYWTLDPESLNSNFGSADDLKTLSSSLHARGMYLQVDVVVNHVAATSSSTFQPSESYGPFSTSEDYHPFCWITDYNNQTNVEQCWLGDDSVALADLNTESDTVVSYWNQWITDLVSNYTFDAIRIDTVKHVRQSFWPDFVNAAGVFNQGEVLLADVPYVAGYQKNASINPFNYPVYYPLVRAFNGTGQSFSELINMVSYVNSNFTDPTLLGTFLDNHDNARFESFVTDPSLIKNAQAYPLVTDGIPYVYYGSEAGFNGGNDPENREPMWTSNYDTSSDMYKFFTSLNAARSAAGNASSTFYTDKMTLSQPSESTLLVAKKPLMSVFSNSGSSASNTSVSVDSSSSGWAASTNVIDALTCESFTTDDSGNLAVTIYQGEPRVLIEDSQKGSLCGGSSSNSSSTSNDSGAGMTTKVSGWVALAGVFVAGLQVLL; translated from the exons ATGCTCACCTATCAAGCAGCCCTAGCGctcatccccttcatctcATTCCTCCCAGCATATGCCCTTGATGCTGATGCGATGCGCTCGCGCTCAGTCTACCAAGTCGTCACCGATCGATTTGCGCgtaattcttcttcaaccggCGATTGTAATGTCGCCGACCGCACATACTGCGGTGGTACTTGGTCCGCTCTCGCCGACAAACTCGACTATATTCAGGGAATGGGCTTTGACACTGTCTGGATATCTCCGGTCGTCGAAAACATTGGCGGCACTACAGGCGAGGGCGAGGCATATCACGGTTACTGGACTCTTGATCCCGAGTCCCTCAACTCCAACTTTGGGTCCGCTGATGACCTTAAGACTTTGAGTTCTTCATTGCACGCCAGGGGAATGTACCTCCAGGTCGACGTCGTCGTTAACCACGTCGCTGCCACGTCTAGTTCTACCTTCCAACCCTCCGAATCTTACGGTCCTTTCAGTACTTCTGAAGACTACCACCCTTTCTGCTGGATCACTGACTACAACAACCAGACCAACGTTGAGCAATGTTGGCTTGGTGACGACTCTGTCGCTTTGGCCGACTTGAACACTGAGAGTGACACTGTTGTTTCTTACTGGAACCAATGGATCACAGACCTTGTTTCCAACTACACTTTCGATGCCATTCGAATTGATACCGTCAAGCATGTTCGTCAATCTTTCTGGCCAGATTTCGTCAACGCTGCCGGTGTCTTCAACCAGGGTGAAGTCCTCCTGGCGGATGTGCCATATGTCGCTGGCTACCAGAAGAATGCGTCTATCAACCCTTTCAACTACCCCGTTTATTATCCCCTTGTTCGCGCTTTCAACGGCACTGGACAGAGCTTCAGCGAGCTCATCAACATGGTTTCTTATGTAAATAGCAACTTCACCGACCCTACCCTTCTTGGTACTTTCTTGGACAACCACGATAACGCCAGGTTTGAGAGCTTTGTCACCGACCCTTCA TTGATCAAGAATGCTCAGGCTTATCCTCTTGTCACCGATGGAATTCCCTATGTTTACT ACGGTAGTGAAGCCGGCTTCAACGGTGGCAACGACCCTGAGAACCGAGAGCCCATGTGGACCAGCAACTACGACACCAGTTCCGACATGTACAAGTTCTTCACTTCTTTAAACGCTGCCcgttctgctgctggcaACGCTTCTAGCACTTTCTATACTGACAAG ATGACTCTCTCTCAGCCCTCTGAGAGCACCCTTCTCGTTGCCAAGAAGCCCCTTATGTCTGTTTTCTCTAACAGCGGTTCTTCCGCTTCCAACACCTCTGTTTCCGTcgactcttcctcttccggcTGGGCCGCTTCTACCAACGTCATTGACGCCCTCACTTGCGAGTCTTTCACTACCGACGATTCCGGAAACCTCGCAGTGACCATCTACCAGGGTGAACCCCGGGTTCTCATCGAGGACAGCCAAAAAGGATCCTTGTGCGGTGGCTCTAGCTctaattcttcttcaacctctaACGACAGTGGCGCGGGAATGACCACAAAGGTCAGCGGCTGGGTCGCACTTGCAGGTGTCTTCGTTGCTGGATTACAGGTTCTTTTGTAA
- a CDS encoding hypothetical protein (HMMPfam hit to zf-DNL, DNL zinc finger, score: 103.6, E(): 4.8e-28): MSAIRTSILRSFRATPTTSRAIVVSQKFTAFRQSLHLHPAYQTARRWNSSVPENPQLEAPENGSSPRQVGQIEPRLQMTFTCTADDCGHRSTHEFSKRSYQKGIVLVQCPSCKARHLIADHLGWFKESLEGGKLKTVEDLLAAKGEKIKKGRINFDGDIEIEDE; this comes from the exons ATGTCCGCCATCAGAACATCCATACTTCGCTCTTTTCGAGCTACTCCTACAACTTCCAGAGCCATTGTTGTTTCCCAAAAATTTACTGCTTTCCGGCAATCActccaccttcatcccGCATACCAGACTGCTAGGCGATGGAATTCCAGCGTCCCCGAGAATCCTCAGTTAGAAGCACCCGAAAATGGAAGTAGTCCCAGACAAGTGGGTCAGATTGAACCACGGCT GCAAATGACGTTCACTTGCACTGCTGATGATTGTGGCCATCGTTCTACGCACGAGTTCTCCAAAAGAAGCTATCAGAAGGGTATCGTGCTTGTGCAATGCCCAAGCTGTAAAGCAAG ACATCTGATAGCAGACCATCTTGGATGGTTCAAA GAAAGCcttgaaggaggaaaaCTCAAGACAGTCGAAGATTTATTAGCAGCgaagggggagaagatAAAAAAGGGACGAATCAACTTTGATGGGGATATCGAAATTGAAGACGAATAG